One Tachysurus fulvidraco isolate hzauxx_2018 chromosome 2, HZAU_PFXX_2.0, whole genome shotgun sequence DNA segment encodes these proteins:
- the LOC125140229 gene encoding uncharacterized protein DDB_G0271670-like, protein SSSSSSSSSSSSSSCSSSSSSSCSSSSSSSCSSSSSSSSSCCSSSSSSSSCSSSSSSCCSSSSSCSSSSSSSSCSSSSSSSSSSSSSCSSSSSSSCSSSSSSSCSSSSSSSSSSSSSSSSSSCSSSSSSCSSSSSSSCSSSSSSCSSSSSSSSSSSCSSSSSSSSSCSSSSSCSSSSSSCSSSSSSSSSSSCSSSSSSSSSSSSSSSSSSSSCSSSSSSSSSSSSSSSSSSCSSSSSCCSSSSSSSSCSSSSSSSSSSSSSCSSSSSSCSSSSSCSSSSSSSSSSSSSCSSSSITSSSSCSSSS, encoded by the coding sequence agtagtagtagtagtagtagtagtagtagtagtagcagtagttgtagtagtagtagtagtagtagttgtagtagtagtagtagtagtagttgtagtagtagtagtagtagtagtagtagttgttgtagtagtagtagtagtagtagtagttgtagtagtagtagtagtagttgttgtagtagtagtagtagttgtagtagtagtagtagtagtagtagttgtagtagtagtagtagtagtagtagtagcagtagcagtagttgtagtagtagtagtagtagtagttgtagtagtagtagtagtagtagttgtagtagtagtagtagtagtagtagtagtagtagtagtagtagtagtagtagtagttgtagtagtagtagtagtagttgtagtagtagtagtagtagtagttgtagtagtagtagtagtagttgtagtagtagtagtagtagtagtagtagtagtagttgtagtagtagtagtagtagtagtagtagttgtagtagtagtagtagttgtagtagtagtagtagtagttgtagtagtagtagtagtagtagtagtagtagtagttgtagtagtagtagtagtagtagtagtagtagtagtagtagtagtagtagtagtagtagtagttgtagtagtagtagtagtagtagtagtagtagtagtagtagtagtagtagtagtagttgtagtagtagtagtagttgttgtagtagtagtagtagtagtagtagttgtagtagtagtagtagtagtagtagtagtagtagtagtagttgtagtagtagtagtagtagttgtagtagtagtagtagttgtagtagtagcagtagtagtagtagtagtagtagtagtagttgtagtagtagtagtattactagtagtagtagttgtagtagtagtagt
- the org gene encoding oogenesis-related, with translation MTYQCSYTVEPGSSEGQKCNAVVKRDGVLASVFCRISQFWPVRLVVHGVRNLWWFFGFSSPGKAPSAPPEADRSSPSARQCRLGRKRLGRTTRLLLTILPRPLQRALGYSVCTSIGCSVSPDVRCSPTKPCGKGSKRKQDDMDEDEELEQQSWVEALNQELTEEDQSVDPDYEPSAVETDSEEYRSHNDTESDIEVEKGVVVIQDLEAVQETPH, from the exons ATGACTTATCAGTGCAGCTACACCGTCGAACCTGGCAGCAGTGAGGGCCAAAAG TGTAACGCTGTGGTGAAGAGAGATGGTGTGCTTGCATCAGTCTTCTGTCGAATTTCACAGTTTTGGCCAGTCCGTCTTGTG gtgcaTGGTGTTCGGAACTTGTGGTGGTTCTTTGGCTTTTCCTCCCCTGGAAAGGCCCCTTCTGCTCCACCTGAAGCAGACAGAAGCTCTCCCAGTGCACGCCAGTGTCGACTAGGGCGAAAGCGTCTAGGAAGAACCACACGTTTGCTGCTCACGATCCTGCCTCGGCCGCTCCAGAGAGCTCTCGGATACTCGGTGTGCACCAGCATCGGCTGCTCTGTGTCCCCAG acgtGCGCTGTTCACCCACTAAGCCCTGTGGGAAAGGCAGCAAAAGGAAGCAGGATGATatggatgaggatgaggagctGGAGCAGCAGTCTTGGGTTGAGGCACTCAACCAGGAACTGACCGAGGAGGACCAGTCTGTCGATCCTGACTATGAA CCCAGTGCTGTTGAGACTGATAGCGAGGAGTACCGGTCCCACAATGATACAGAGAGTGACATCgaggtggagaaaggtgtcgtTGTGATCCAGGATCTGGAGGCTGTTCAG gaaaCTCCCCACTGA
- the oaz1a gene encoding LOW QUALITY PROTEIN: ornithine decarboxylase antizyme 1a (The sequence of the model RefSeq protein was modified relative to this genomic sequence to represent the inferred CDS: deleted 1 base in 1 codon), with amino-acid sequence MVKSNLQTILNSHCFAREKERNIHKMPVVEVTHNKPEIKSSSRCPRCCSNPCPGPRWCSDAPHPPLKIPGGRGNDQRDHNLSAKLFYSDTQLLVLEEPPPLNSRVRFLLFEQRSSELKPVVWRGSLVGVRLFIEIPPGALPEGSKDSFALLLEFAEEKLQVDYVFICFQKNRDDRASLLRTFSFLGFEIVRPGHSLVPSRPDAFFMAYSIERELDNDE; translated from the exons ATGGTTAAATCCAACCTCCAGACGATCCTAAATAGCCATTGTTTTgccagagaaaaggaaagaaatatacACAAGATGCCTGTAGTCGAAGTAACCCACAATAAACCTGAGATCAAAAG TTCCAGCAGGTGCCCTCGGTGTTGCAGTAACCCGTGTCCAGGGCCTCGGTGGTGTTCC GATGCCCCTCACCCACCCCTAAAGATCCCAGGTGGGCGAGGGAACGATCAGAGGGATCACAATCTTTCAGCTAAGTTATTCTATTCT GACACTCAGTTGCTGGTCCTCGAAGAGCCTCCACCTTTAAACAGCCGCGTGAGATTCTTGCTCTTTGAGCAGCGCAGTTCTGAGCTCAAGCCTGTAGTGTGGAGGGGGTCACTGGTCGGGGTTAGGCTTTTCATCGAGATCCCCCCAGGAGCTCTTCCTGAAGGAAGCAAGGACAG TTTTGCACTCTTGCTGGAGTTTGCAGAGGAGAAGCTTCAGGTTGATTACGTTTTTATTTGCTTCCAGAAAAATCGTGACGACAGAG CATCGCTGCTGCGGACGTTCAGTTTCCTGGGCTTTGAGATTGTGAGACCGGGTCATTCTCTTGTCCCATCGCGCCCCGATGCTTTCTTCATGGCTTACAGCATCGAAAGAGAATTGGACAATGATGAATGA